Below is a window of Pseudomonadota bacterium DNA.
CCACGATCGGCACGGCGCGTGGAAGGACGCATGGATCGTGACGCCCTGCAGCCGCAATTTTTGTAGGCGAGCCACTTGTTGTAACGGTATCCTGCTCTTTAGCTATCGTTGCTACCGGTTTGAAGGCGATGCGACAGGTAATAGTCTCCCCTGATGAGATTCCACCAAGCACACCCCCTGCATTGTTAGTTTGAGTTGAAACCTCGCCGTCTTCGTCGATAATAAATGGGTCGTTGTGCTGGCTGCCAAGCAGGTGAACTGCTCCAAAGCCGAGTCCGATCTCAAAGCCCTTGACCGCATTTATGCTGAGCATGGCCTTGCCGAGATCGGCGTGGAGCTTATCAAAGACCGGCTCGCCGAGCCCGGCTGGGCAGCCCTTAATGACGCACCGAATAACCCCTCCGATCGAATCGCCCGCGGCCTGTACCTCGCGGATAAGCTCAATCATCTTGATGGCAGC
It encodes the following:
- the aroC gene encoding chorismate synthase gives rise to the protein YVEQVGPISATLDYEKVSERDVEANIVRCPEPGAAIKMIELIREVQAAGDSIGGVIRCVIKGCPAGLGEPVFDKLHADLGKAMLSINAVKGFEIGLGFGAVHLLGSQHNDPFIIDEDGEVSTQTNNAGGVLGGISSGETITCRIAFKPVATIAKEQDTVTTSGSPTKIAAAGRHDPCVLPRAVPIVDAMAALVIMDHFLRQRAQNG